The following coding sequences lie in one Sorex araneus isolate mSorAra2 chromosome 4, mSorAra2.pri, whole genome shotgun sequence genomic window:
- the ATXN2L gene encoding ataxin-2-like protein isoform X10 — protein sequence MKSCRGAKGQSTGKGPPQSPVFEGVYNNSRMLHFLTAVVGSTCDVKVKNGTTYEGIFKTLSSKFELAVDAVHRKASEPAGGPRREDIVDTMVFKPSDVMLVHFRNVDFNYATKDKFTDSAIAMNSKVNGEHKEKVLQRWEGGDSNSDDYDLESDMSNGWDPNEMFKFNEENYGVKTTYDSSLSSYTVPLEKDNSEEFRQRELRAAQLAREIESSPQYRLRIAMENDDGRTEEEKHSAVQRQGSGRESPSLAAREGKYIPLPQRVREGPRGGVRCSSSRGGRPGLSSLPPRGPHHLDNSSPGPGSESRGINGGPSRMSPKAQRPLRGAKTLSSPGSRPSGEAAVPPPPAALPFLPVGRIYPPRSPKSAAPAPISASCPEPPIGSAVPTSSASIPVTTSIVDPGVGAISPASPKISLAPADVKELPAKEPGRTLESQELPRIAGKVPGLQNEQKRFQLEELRKFGAQFKLQPSSSPETSLDPFPPRILKEELKGKEKEVDGLLAAEPIGSPVSSKTDSAPEKEDKPPLPSAGGTEGSEQPPPPCPNQTGSPPVGLIKGDDKDDGPVAEQVKKSTLNPNAKEFNPTKPLLSVNKSTSTPTSPGPRTHSTPSIPVLTAGQSGLYSPQYISYIPQIHMGPAVQAPQMYPYPVSNSVPGQQGKYRGAKGSLPPQRSDQHQPASAPPMMQAAAAAGPPLVAATPYSSYIPYNPQQFPGQPAMMQPMAHYPSQPVFAPMLQSSPRMLTSGSHPQAIVSSSTPQYPSAEQPTPQALYATVHQSYPHHATQLHAHQPQPATTPTGSQPQSQHAAPSPVQHQAGQAPHLGSGQPQQNLYHPGALTGTPPSLPPGPSAQSPQSSFPQPAAVYAIHAHQQLPHGFTNMAHVTQAHVQTGITAAPPPHPGAPHPPQVMLLHPPQSHGGPPQGAVPQSGVPALSASTPSPYPYIGHPQGEQPGQAPGFPGGADDRILCRVGRSHSRRRQGLAPGSVLCFPPSSLSCDPAAPLPTASPALSDPDCLLT from the exons ATGAAGTCCTGTCGCGGTGCAAA GGGACAAAGCACTGGAAAGGGACCCCCCCAGTCACCG GTGTTTGAGGGTGTCTACAACAATTCCAGGATGCTGCATTTTCTCACAGCTGTGGTG GGCTCTACTTGTGATGTGAAGGTGAAAAACGGTACCACCTATGAAGGTATCTTCAAGACTCTCAGCTCTAAG TTTGAACTAGCAGTAGACGCTGTGCACCGGAAGGCATCTGAGCCAGCAGGTGGCCCTCGTCGGGAAGACATTGTAGACACCATGGTGTTTAAGCCAAGTGACGTCATGCTTGTTCACTTTCGAAACGTTGACTTCAATTATGCTACTAAAG ACAAGTTCACTGATTCAGCCATTGCCATGAACTCCAAAGTGAATGGAGAGCATAAAGAGAAGGTGCTTCAGCGCTGGGAGGGCGGCGACAGCAACAGTGATGACTACGACCTGGAGTCTGACATG TCCAATGGATGGGACCCCAATGAAATGTTCAAGTTCAATGAGGAGAATTACGGTGTAAAGACCACTTATGACAGCAGTCTCTCTTCTTACAC GGTGCCCTTAGAGAAAGACAACTCGGAAGAGTTTCGTCAGCGGGAGCTGCGTGCGGCCCAGCTAGCCCGAGAGATTGAGTCCAGCCCCCAGTATCGCCTGCGGATTGCCATGGAGAACGACGATGGGCGCACTGAGGAGGAGAAACACAGCGCGGTGCAGCGGCAGGGCTCCGGGCGGGAGAGCCCCAGCCTGGCGGCCAG GGAGGGAAAGTacatccctctcccccagcgAGTCCGGGAAGGTCCCAGGGGAGGAGTTCGATGCAGCAGTTCTCGGGGTGGCAGGCCTGGCCTTAGCTCCTTGCCACCCCGTGGGCCTCACCATCTCGACAACAGCAGTCCCGGCCCAGGATCGGAATCGCGGGGTATCAATGGAG GCCCTTCCCGCATGTCTCCGAAGGCACAGCGGCCTCTGCGAGGTGCCAAGACACTGTCTTCCCCCGGCAGCAGGCCTTCTGGAGAAGCGGCCGTCCCACCGCCTCCTGCAG CTCTCCCTTTTCTTCCAGTGGGCCGGATATACCCACCTCGTTCGCCCAAGTCTGCTGCCCCTGCCCCAATCTCGGCTTCATGTCCTGAGCCACCCATTGGCTCAGCAGTACCAACCTCGTCGGCTTCCATCCCTGTGACAACATCCATTGTGGATCCTGGAGTCGGTGCCATTTCCCCAGCTTCTCCAAAGATCTCGCTGGCCCCCGCAGATG TGAAAGAACTACCGGCCAAGGAGCCTGGAAGGACTCTGGAGTCCCAGGAGTTGCCCCGGATAGCTGGCAAAG TCCCTGGCCTGCAGAACGAACAAAAACGCTTTCAGTTGGAGGAACTGAGAAAGTTTGGGGCTCAGTTTAAG CTTCAGCCCAGTAGTTCCCCTGAGACCAGTCTGGATCCTTTCCCCCCTCGGATCCTAAAGGAAGAGCtcaaagggaaggagaaggaggtggatgGTCTGCTGGCTGCAGAGCCTATAGGGTCCCCAGTCTCCTCCAAGACGGACTCCGCGCCCGAGAAGGAGGACAAGCCCCCTCTGCCGTCAGCTGGGGGCACCGAGGGGTCAGAGCAACCCCCACCGCCTTGTCCAAACCAAACTGGCAGCCCCCCCGTGGGCCTTATCAAGGGAGATGACAAGGATGACGGCCCTGTCGCTGA ACAAGTGAAGAAGTCGACGTTGAACCCCAATGCCAAGGAGTTTAATCCCACAAAGCCTCTGCTCTCTGTG AATAAATCCACCAGTACCCCAACTTCTCCAGGGCCCCGGACTCATTCAACTCCCTCCATCCCGGTGCTGACAGCAGGCCAGAGTGGACTGTATAGTCCCCAGTACATTTCCTACATACCTCAGATCCACATGGGACCAGCTGTTCAG GCACCACAGATGTATCCATATCCTGTCTCCAACTCAGTGCCTGGGCAGCAGGGCAAGTACCGGGGAGCGAAAG GCTCCCTGCCCCCTCAGCGCTCGGACCAACACCAGCCAGCCTCAGCACCTCCCATGATGCAGGCGGCCGCCGCAGCCGGCCCACCTCTGGTGGCTGCCACTCCTTACTCCTCATACATCCCCTACAACCCACAGCAGTTCCCGGGCCAGCCAGCCATGATGCAGCCCATGGCTCACTACCCCTCACAG CCGGTGTTTGCCCCCATGCTTCAAAGCAGTCCCCGCATGCTGACGTCTGGGAGCCACCCCCAGGCCATTGTGTCATCCTCCACTCCTCAGTACCCCTCTGCAGAGcagcccaccccccaggcccTTTATG CCACTGTTCACCAGTCCTATCCGCACCATGCCACACAGCTTCACGCCCACCAGCCGCAGCCGGCCACCACGCCTACTGGGAGCCAGCCGCAGTCCCAGCATGCGGCCCCCAGTCCCGTCCAG CACCAGGCGGGGCAGGCCCCACACCTGGGCAGTGGACAGCCACAGCAGAATCTGTACCACCCAGGGGCCCTGACAGGCACGCCGCCTTCTCTGCCACCGGGACCTTCTGCCCAGTCCCCTCAGAGCAGCTTTCCCCAGCCAGCCGCTGTGTACGCCATCCATGCCCACCAGCAGCTGCCCCACGGCTTCACCAACATGGCCCACGTTACCCAG GCCCATGTCCAAACTGGAATCacagcagccccgccccctcaccctgGGGCTCCCCACCCGCCCCAGGTGATGCTGCTGCACCCACCCCAGAGCCATGGGGGCCCCCCCCAAGGCgcggtgccccagagtggggtgccTGCACTGTCAGCTTCCACACCCTCACCCTACCCCTACATCGGACACCCCCAAGGTGAGCAGCCTGGCCAGGCGCCTGGATTTCCAGGAGGAGCCGATGACAGGATTC TATGTAGGGTGGGCAGAAGCCACAGTCGCCGCCGccaggggcttgctcctggctctgtcctttgCTTCCCTCCGTCCTCGCTCAGTTGTGATccagcagcccccctccccactgcctcccCAGCTCTCAGTGACCCCGACTGTCTCCTGACTTAG
- the ATXN2L gene encoding ataxin-2-like protein isoform X11, producing the protein MLHFLTAVVGSTCDVKVKNGTTYEGIFKTLSSKFELAVDAVHRKASEPAGGPRREDIVDTMVFKPSDVMLVHFRNVDFNYATKDKFTDSAIAMNSKVNGEHKEKVLQRWEGGDSNSDDYDLESDMSNGWDPNEMFKFNEENYGVKTTYDSSLSSYTVPLEKDNSEEFRQRELRAAQLAREIESSPQYRLRIAMENDDGRTEEEKHSAVQRQGSGRESPSLAAREGKYIPLPQRVREGPRGGVRCSSSRGGRPGLSSLPPRGPHHLDNSSPGPGSESRGINGGPSRMSPKAQRPLRGAKTLSSPGSRPSGEAAVPPPPAALPFLPVGRIYPPRSPKSAAPAPISASCPEPPIGSAVPTSSASIPVTTSIVDPGVGAISPASPKISLAPADVKELPAKEPGRTLESQELPRIAGKVPGLQNEQKRFQLEELRKFGAQFKLQPSSSPETSLDPFPPRILKEELKGKEKEVDGLLAAEPIGSPVSSKTDSAPEKEDKPPLPSAGGTEGSEQPPPPCPNQTGSPPVGLIKGDDKDDGPVAEQVKKSTLNPNAKEFNPTKPLLSVNKSTSTPTSPGPRTHSTPSIPVLTAGQSGLYSPQYISYIPQIHMGPAVQAPQMYPYPVSNSVPGQQGKYRGAKGSLPPQRSDQHQPASAPPMMQAAAAAGPPLVAATPYSSYIPYNPQQFPGQPAMMQPMAHYPSQPVFAPMLQSSPRMLTSGSHPQAIVSSSTPQYPSAEQPTPQALYATVHQSYPHHATQLHAHQPQPATTPTGSQPQSQHAAPSPVQHQAGQAPHLGSGQPQQNLYHPGALTGTPPSLPPGPSAQSPQSSFPQPAAVYAIHAHQQLPHGFTNMAHVTQAHVQTGITAAPPPHPGAPHPPQVMLLHPPQSHGGPPQGAVPQSGVPALSASTPSPYPYIGHPQGEQPGQAPGFPGGADDRILCRVGRSHSRRRQGLAPGSVLCFPPSSLSCDPAAPLPTASPALSDPDCLLT; encoded by the exons ATGCTGCATTTTCTCACAGCTGTGGTG GGCTCTACTTGTGATGTGAAGGTGAAAAACGGTACCACCTATGAAGGTATCTTCAAGACTCTCAGCTCTAAG TTTGAACTAGCAGTAGACGCTGTGCACCGGAAGGCATCTGAGCCAGCAGGTGGCCCTCGTCGGGAAGACATTGTAGACACCATGGTGTTTAAGCCAAGTGACGTCATGCTTGTTCACTTTCGAAACGTTGACTTCAATTATGCTACTAAAG ACAAGTTCACTGATTCAGCCATTGCCATGAACTCCAAAGTGAATGGAGAGCATAAAGAGAAGGTGCTTCAGCGCTGGGAGGGCGGCGACAGCAACAGTGATGACTACGACCTGGAGTCTGACATG TCCAATGGATGGGACCCCAATGAAATGTTCAAGTTCAATGAGGAGAATTACGGTGTAAAGACCACTTATGACAGCAGTCTCTCTTCTTACAC GGTGCCCTTAGAGAAAGACAACTCGGAAGAGTTTCGTCAGCGGGAGCTGCGTGCGGCCCAGCTAGCCCGAGAGATTGAGTCCAGCCCCCAGTATCGCCTGCGGATTGCCATGGAGAACGACGATGGGCGCACTGAGGAGGAGAAACACAGCGCGGTGCAGCGGCAGGGCTCCGGGCGGGAGAGCCCCAGCCTGGCGGCCAG GGAGGGAAAGTacatccctctcccccagcgAGTCCGGGAAGGTCCCAGGGGAGGAGTTCGATGCAGCAGTTCTCGGGGTGGCAGGCCTGGCCTTAGCTCCTTGCCACCCCGTGGGCCTCACCATCTCGACAACAGCAGTCCCGGCCCAGGATCGGAATCGCGGGGTATCAATGGAG GCCCTTCCCGCATGTCTCCGAAGGCACAGCGGCCTCTGCGAGGTGCCAAGACACTGTCTTCCCCCGGCAGCAGGCCTTCTGGAGAAGCGGCCGTCCCACCGCCTCCTGCAG CTCTCCCTTTTCTTCCAGTGGGCCGGATATACCCACCTCGTTCGCCCAAGTCTGCTGCCCCTGCCCCAATCTCGGCTTCATGTCCTGAGCCACCCATTGGCTCAGCAGTACCAACCTCGTCGGCTTCCATCCCTGTGACAACATCCATTGTGGATCCTGGAGTCGGTGCCATTTCCCCAGCTTCTCCAAAGATCTCGCTGGCCCCCGCAGATG TGAAAGAACTACCGGCCAAGGAGCCTGGAAGGACTCTGGAGTCCCAGGAGTTGCCCCGGATAGCTGGCAAAG TCCCTGGCCTGCAGAACGAACAAAAACGCTTTCAGTTGGAGGAACTGAGAAAGTTTGGGGCTCAGTTTAAG CTTCAGCCCAGTAGTTCCCCTGAGACCAGTCTGGATCCTTTCCCCCCTCGGATCCTAAAGGAAGAGCtcaaagggaaggagaaggaggtggatgGTCTGCTGGCTGCAGAGCCTATAGGGTCCCCAGTCTCCTCCAAGACGGACTCCGCGCCCGAGAAGGAGGACAAGCCCCCTCTGCCGTCAGCTGGGGGCACCGAGGGGTCAGAGCAACCCCCACCGCCTTGTCCAAACCAAACTGGCAGCCCCCCCGTGGGCCTTATCAAGGGAGATGACAAGGATGACGGCCCTGTCGCTGA ACAAGTGAAGAAGTCGACGTTGAACCCCAATGCCAAGGAGTTTAATCCCACAAAGCCTCTGCTCTCTGTG AATAAATCCACCAGTACCCCAACTTCTCCAGGGCCCCGGACTCATTCAACTCCCTCCATCCCGGTGCTGACAGCAGGCCAGAGTGGACTGTATAGTCCCCAGTACATTTCCTACATACCTCAGATCCACATGGGACCAGCTGTTCAG GCACCACAGATGTATCCATATCCTGTCTCCAACTCAGTGCCTGGGCAGCAGGGCAAGTACCGGGGAGCGAAAG GCTCCCTGCCCCCTCAGCGCTCGGACCAACACCAGCCAGCCTCAGCACCTCCCATGATGCAGGCGGCCGCCGCAGCCGGCCCACCTCTGGTGGCTGCCACTCCTTACTCCTCATACATCCCCTACAACCCACAGCAGTTCCCGGGCCAGCCAGCCATGATGCAGCCCATGGCTCACTACCCCTCACAG CCGGTGTTTGCCCCCATGCTTCAAAGCAGTCCCCGCATGCTGACGTCTGGGAGCCACCCCCAGGCCATTGTGTCATCCTCCACTCCTCAGTACCCCTCTGCAGAGcagcccaccccccaggcccTTTATG CCACTGTTCACCAGTCCTATCCGCACCATGCCACACAGCTTCACGCCCACCAGCCGCAGCCGGCCACCACGCCTACTGGGAGCCAGCCGCAGTCCCAGCATGCGGCCCCCAGTCCCGTCCAG CACCAGGCGGGGCAGGCCCCACACCTGGGCAGTGGACAGCCACAGCAGAATCTGTACCACCCAGGGGCCCTGACAGGCACGCCGCCTTCTCTGCCACCGGGACCTTCTGCCCAGTCCCCTCAGAGCAGCTTTCCCCAGCCAGCCGCTGTGTACGCCATCCATGCCCACCAGCAGCTGCCCCACGGCTTCACCAACATGGCCCACGTTACCCAG GCCCATGTCCAAACTGGAATCacagcagccccgccccctcaccctgGGGCTCCCCACCCGCCCCAGGTGATGCTGCTGCACCCACCCCAGAGCCATGGGGGCCCCCCCCAAGGCgcggtgccccagagtggggtgccTGCACTGTCAGCTTCCACACCCTCACCCTACCCCTACATCGGACACCCCCAAGGTGAGCAGCCTGGCCAGGCGCCTGGATTTCCAGGAGGAGCCGATGACAGGATTC TATGTAGGGTGGGCAGAAGCCACAGTCGCCGCCGccaggggcttgctcctggctctgtcctttgCTTCCCTCCGTCCTCGCTCAGTTGTGATccagcagcccccctccccactgcctcccCAGCTCTCAGTGACCCCGACTGTCTCCTGACTTAG